A genomic window from Cryobacterium sp. SO2 includes:
- a CDS encoding YdeI/OmpD-associated family protein, with protein sequence MVGMADRVVLDLTVEEWETYLAGEPDDGGVRLKLRKKSSKASGMTWSEALDVALCYGWIDGQTNRLDDDYTLTGFSPRRKNSPWSQINREHVARLINEGRMRPAGLAEIERAQADGRWDAAYRQKDAVAPPDLQAALDADPVAAAFVAGLSKVERFRIYFRLNSIKTPAVRAARIQDVIEKAARGEQHYR encoded by the coding sequence ATGGTGGGCATGGCAGACCGGGTCGTCCTCGACCTCACCGTCGAGGAGTGGGAAACCTACCTGGCCGGGGAGCCGGATGACGGCGGCGTGCGCCTGAAGCTGCGCAAGAAATCCTCCAAGGCTTCGGGCATGACCTGGTCGGAGGCGCTGGATGTGGCGCTCTGCTACGGCTGGATCGACGGCCAGACCAACCGGCTGGACGACGACTACACGCTCACCGGCTTCTCGCCCCGGCGCAAGAACAGCCCGTGGTCGCAGATCAACCGCGAGCATGTGGCCAGGCTCATCAACGAGGGCCGGATGCGCCCGGCCGGGCTCGCCGAGATCGAGCGGGCCCAGGCTGATGGCCGGTGGGACGCCGCCTACCGGCAGAAGGACGCCGTGGCGCCACCCGACCTGCAGGCGGCGCTGGACGCCGACCCGGTGGCCGCCGCGTTCGTCGCCGGGCTCAGCAAGGTCGAGCGGTTCCGCATCTACTTCCGCCTGAACAGCATCAAGACGCCCGCGGTGCGGGCAGCCCGCATCCAGGACGTGATCGAGAAGGCCGCCCGCGGCGAGCAGCACTACCGCTGA
- a CDS encoding helix-turn-helix transcriptional regulator produces MTSAPNLLGGYLRARRELVTPEHVGIPVLGVRRVPGLRREEVAMLAGISADYYLRLEQGRDRNPSTQVLESIARVLQLDASGVDYLLSLGDDRPRPSRRRSRAESVPVGIRSLIDTLQLPVFVEGRYFDVLAANPLAAALSPRLIAGGNRMRDLFLDPAEQDLFPDWTTAAAFVVAGFRQSIGTEIDDPRAVDLVGRLSLASPLFRELWARHDVARYEGASMLMNHPEVGELELFREKLAITGTAGQLLVIYHAQPGTSSADKLALLASYTLPALDHPRDRDAWQPNGASD; encoded by the coding sequence ATGACCTCCGCGCCGAACCTCCTGGGAGGCTACCTCCGCGCGCGCCGCGAACTCGTCACGCCCGAACACGTGGGCATCCCGGTGCTGGGGGTGCGCCGCGTACCCGGCCTCCGCCGTGAAGAGGTGGCGATGCTCGCCGGCATCAGTGCCGACTACTACCTGCGCCTCGAGCAGGGCCGCGACCGCAACCCGTCCACGCAGGTGCTCGAGTCCATCGCGCGAGTGCTGCAGTTGGACGCGTCCGGCGTCGACTACCTGTTGTCGCTCGGCGATGACCGGCCCCGGCCCTCACGACGGCGGTCGCGGGCGGAGAGCGTGCCGGTGGGCATCCGCTCACTGATCGACACGCTTCAGCTGCCGGTGTTCGTCGAGGGCCGTTACTTCGACGTGCTCGCGGCGAACCCCCTCGCCGCCGCGCTCTCGCCCCGACTGATTGCGGGTGGCAACCGGATGCGTGACCTGTTCCTCGACCCGGCCGAGCAAGACCTCTTCCCTGACTGGACCACCGCTGCCGCCTTTGTCGTCGCTGGATTCCGCCAGTCGATCGGCACCGAGATCGACGACCCCCGCGCCGTCGACCTGGTCGGGCGGTTGTCGCTCGCGAGCCCGCTGTTCCGCGAGCTGTGGGCGCGCCATGACGTCGCCCGTTACGAGGGAGCCTCGATGCTGATGAACCATCCCGAGGTTGGCGAGCTCGAGTTGTTCAGGGAGAAGCTGGCGATCACGGGCACCGCCGGCCAGTTGCTGGTGATCTACCACGCCCAGCCGGGCACGAGCAGTGCCGACAAACTCGCGCTGCTGGCGTCGTACACCCTGCCCGCCCTGGATCACCCGCGCGATCGGGATGCCTGGCAGCCGAACGGCGCATCGGACTAG
- a CDS encoding ROK family transcriptional regulator, with protein MTRAGANLTLTTSRALVLDFVRSAGPISRVELATLTGLTPATMTNVMRQLLTDGLVIEVGRDLSTGGKPRVLLDINPTARFAVGIQLGVDSLTYVVTNLGGAIVGRLRTRGAEDSPPADVIQRMAVSANQLIDDLGIDGQAVIGVGLAAPGSMDLDRGVLLSPPTLPQWSDYPLRDALEEATGRPVLLDNDGTTSAVGEFWGGDVPDASTMCAVYMGAGIGAGILLGGTVFRGASSNVGELGQMWMNAPRSGAAPDTLERVAGPAGVAAAVQRALDAGAASSLALSGTDPIADFTLISTAALLGDPVAVAAIAHSAQDLAEAVLIAANLFDLDCVVLAGPSVAIAGSIYVEILQKRLDEGFFAKARHGVEVRLSTHATDAAAVGAAALVLQHQLAPRSFGS; from the coding sequence ATGACGCGCGCTGGAGCCAACTTGACGCTCACGACGAGTCGCGCCCTGGTGCTCGACTTCGTGCGCTCGGCCGGCCCGATCAGCCGGGTGGAGCTGGCCACGCTCACCGGACTCACGCCCGCCACCATGACCAATGTGATGCGGCAGCTGCTCACCGACGGCCTCGTCATCGAGGTCGGCCGCGATCTCTCCACCGGCGGCAAACCGCGGGTGCTGCTGGACATCAATCCCACCGCCCGGTTCGCCGTGGGCATCCAGCTCGGCGTCGACTCGCTCACCTACGTCGTCACCAACCTCGGCGGCGCGATCGTGGGTCGGTTGCGCACCCGCGGCGCCGAGGATTCCCCACCCGCCGACGTGATCCAGCGCATGGCCGTGAGCGCCAACCAGTTGATCGACGATCTCGGCATCGACGGGCAGGCCGTCATCGGCGTGGGGCTGGCCGCCCCGGGCTCGATGGACCTCGACCGGGGCGTGCTTCTGTCGCCGCCCACGCTGCCGCAGTGGTCGGATTACCCCCTCCGGGACGCGCTGGAGGAGGCTACAGGCCGGCCGGTGCTTCTCGACAACGACGGCACCACCTCCGCCGTGGGCGAGTTCTGGGGCGGCGACGTGCCGGACGCCTCGACGATGTGCGCGGTGTACATGGGCGCCGGCATCGGTGCCGGGATACTCCTGGGCGGCACGGTCTTCCGTGGGGCGAGCTCCAACGTGGGCGAATTGGGCCAGATGTGGATGAACGCGCCGCGGAGCGGTGCCGCACCGGACACCCTCGAGCGTGTGGCCGGCCCCGCCGGCGTGGCCGCCGCCGTGCAGCGGGCGCTTGATGCCGGCGCGGCGTCATCGCTCGCCCTGAGTGGCACCGACCCCATCGCCGACTTCACCCTGATCTCCACCGCCGCCCTGCTGGGCGACCCGGTGGCCGTGGCGGCCATCGCCCACTCGGCGCAGGACCTGGCCGAAGCGGTGCTGATCGCCGCGAACCTCTTCGACCTCGACTGCGTAGTGCTGGCCGGGCCGTCGGTGGCCATCGCTGGGTCGATCTATGTCGAGATCCTGCAGAAACGGCTCGACGAGGGATTCTTCGCCAAGGCCCGGCACGGTGTGGAGGTGCGGCTCTCCACCCACGCCACGGATGCCGCGGCCGTGGGCGCCGCCGCCCTGGTGCTGCAGCACCAGCTGGCCCCCCGCTCCTTCGGCAGCTGA
- a CDS encoding bile acid:sodium symporter: protein MTGIVHRMERRQVGLYLAAIGFGALAGWLAPAIAPALSLTITPVLGLLLFATFLGVPLADLGRSFRDLRFLGAVLLVNFVLAPVVVYGLSRFVATDQALLLGVLLVLLTPCVDYVIVFTGLAGGARDKLLAATPLLMLLQIVLLPAYLLLIAGADAVAVIEIGPFLEAFLVLIVLPLAAAAVVQRLARRASAAAAPTPRLARAAIGVAATMQALMVPLMMATLAAVVGSQIAAVGAQAGALLAVVPIYLAFLIVMVAVGVLAARLARLDAPAARAVVFSGSTRNSLVVLPLALALPASLALAPLAVVTQTLVELVGMVILVRLVPRLVPGQHPARAAACVSFCDAGP, encoded by the coding sequence ATGACCGGGATCGTGCACCGCATGGAGCGCCGGCAGGTGGGTCTGTACCTGGCCGCGATCGGGTTCGGGGCGCTCGCCGGATGGCTGGCGCCGGCCATCGCGCCGGCGCTGTCGCTCACCATCACCCCGGTGCTCGGGCTGCTGCTCTTCGCGACGTTCCTGGGCGTGCCGTTAGCCGACCTGGGCCGATCATTCCGCGACCTGCGGTTCCTGGGCGCCGTGCTACTGGTCAACTTCGTTCTCGCGCCCGTCGTGGTCTACGGTCTCAGCCGCTTCGTGGCCACAGACCAGGCTCTGCTCCTCGGCGTGCTGCTCGTGCTGCTCACCCCGTGTGTGGACTACGTGATCGTGTTCACCGGGCTGGCCGGCGGCGCACGTGACAAGCTGTTGGCTGCCACGCCGTTGCTGATGCTGCTGCAGATCGTGCTCCTGCCGGCCTACCTGCTGCTGATCGCCGGCGCCGACGCGGTCGCGGTGATCGAGATCGGCCCGTTCCTCGAGGCCTTCCTGGTGCTTATCGTGCTGCCCCTGGCCGCCGCGGCCGTCGTGCAACGGCTCGCACGGCGGGCATCCGCCGCTGCAGCCCCCACCCCGCGCCTGGCCCGGGCCGCCATCGGCGTCGCCGCCACGATGCAGGCGCTCATGGTGCCGCTCATGATGGCCACCCTCGCTGCCGTCGTCGGCTCCCAGATCGCCGCCGTGGGCGCCCAGGCCGGGGCGCTGCTCGCCGTCGTGCCGATCTACTTGGCCTTCCTGATCGTGATGGTCGCGGTGGGCGTGCTTGCGGCCCGGCTGGCCCGGCTGGATGCGCCTGCGGCGCGCGCCGTCGTCTTCAGCGGCAGCACCCGCAACTCGCTCGTGGTGCTGCCGCTGGCCCTCGCCCTGCCGGCGTCTCTGGCCCTGGCGCCGCTGGCCGTGGTGACCCAGACCCTCGTCGAGCTCGTCGGCATGGTGATCCTGGTGCGCCTGGTACCGCGGCTCGTGCCCGGCCAGCATCCGGCACGGGCGGCGGCCTGTGTTTCGTTCTGTGACGCCGGCCCGTGA
- a CDS encoding substrate-binding domain-containing protein: MTIQDASLVRHNDTVPVLFDASPQYAPLTIGTVLRSSPRFRGVEPFYSEFIAGMEDTLRATNGSVLVHIANSLDEEIASYRRWAASGHVSAIVVHDLTENDVRAATLHDLGLPALVLGDPLHTDDAGVATLQVDNFEAVTLAVHYAVELGHRVIGRVAGPSHLVHTGVRTRAFTEAITANGATAVTVAGDYSEQGGFDGTRELLSGSPRPTMILFDNDLMAIGGLAYARGAGLAVPAELSLLAWDDSSLCRLSTPPLSVMRRDVHWLGAAAAEMVQELLAGRAPGSIPAPAPQVVARGTTAPPLAAAPLTT; encoded by the coding sequence ATGACCATCCAGGATGCATCGTTGGTGCGGCACAATGACACTGTGCCCGTTCTCTTCGATGCCTCCCCGCAATACGCGCCCCTCACCATCGGCACTGTCCTGCGAAGTTCCCCGCGTTTTCGCGGCGTCGAGCCGTTCTACTCCGAGTTCATCGCCGGCATGGAAGACACCCTGCGGGCGACCAACGGGTCGGTGCTCGTGCACATCGCCAACAGTCTCGACGAAGAGATCGCCAGCTACCGCCGCTGGGCCGCCTCCGGGCACGTATCGGCCATCGTGGTGCACGACCTCACCGAGAACGACGTGCGCGCCGCTACCCTGCACGACCTCGGCCTGCCCGCGCTGGTGCTCGGCGACCCCCTGCACACCGACGACGCCGGGGTCGCGACGCTGCAGGTGGACAACTTCGAGGCGGTGACCCTGGCGGTGCACTACGCCGTCGAGCTGGGCCACCGGGTGATCGGCCGGGTCGCCGGTCCGAGCCACCTCGTGCACACCGGGGTGCGTACCCGGGCGTTCACCGAGGCCATCACCGCCAACGGCGCGACCGCCGTCACCGTGGCGGGCGACTATTCCGAACAGGGTGGCTTCGACGGCACCCGGGAACTGCTGAGCGGCTCGCCGCGGCCGACGATGATCCTCTTCGACAATGACCTGATGGCGATCGGCGGGTTGGCCTATGCCAGGGGGGCCGGCCTGGCGGTGCCCGCCGAGCTGTCGCTGCTGGCCTGGGACGACTCGAGCCTGTGCCGGCTGTCGACCCCGCCGCTATCGGTCATGCGCAGGGACGTGCACTGGCTGGGCGCGGCCGCGGCCGAGATGGTGCAGGAGCTCCTGGCCGGTCGTGCGCCCGGCTCGATTCCGGCCCCGGCCCCGCAGGTCGTCGCCCGAGGCACCACTGCTCCCCCGCTGGCCGCGGCCCCGCTCACTACCTAG
- a CDS encoding aldehyde reductase yields the protein MTQQRVLITGGSGFIAGHTILQALEAGHRVRTTVRSLGKEAGVRAVLTDAGMVDGENLSFVEADLLSDKGWADAVAGMDYVLHVASPVQPGHVENEDNLIVPAREGTLRVLRAARDAGVKRVVLTSAFHAVSWGHPHNDHVFTEADWTVLDGPGVDAYGKSKTLSERAAWDFIASEGGEMELVTLLPVAVMGPVMGNDISGSNHIVQSMLNGAMPAFPHIFIPIVDVRDVASAHILAMTAADAAGQRFLISNGPAIELNDIGATIRAAVGGAAAQVPTRTIPNLVVRVAALFSARFRSTVPDLGYAKKTSNAKARRVLGWSPRGARGAIAAAAESMVRKGLVGR from the coding sequence ATGACCCAGCAGCGCGTACTCATCACCGGCGGATCCGGCTTCATCGCCGGACACACCATCCTCCAGGCCCTCGAAGCAGGTCATCGTGTCCGCACGACGGTGCGTTCCCTGGGCAAGGAGGCCGGCGTGCGCGCCGTGCTCACCGACGCCGGGATGGTCGACGGAGAGAACCTGAGTTTCGTCGAGGCCGACCTGCTGAGCGATAAGGGCTGGGCAGATGCCGTTGCCGGAATGGACTACGTGCTGCACGTGGCATCCCCCGTGCAGCCCGGTCACGTTGAGAACGAGGACAACCTCATCGTGCCCGCCCGGGAGGGCACTCTGCGTGTGCTGCGCGCGGCCCGCGACGCGGGAGTGAAGCGCGTCGTGCTCACCTCTGCGTTCCACGCCGTCAGCTGGGGCCATCCGCACAACGATCACGTCTTCACGGAGGCCGACTGGACAGTGCTCGACGGACCAGGCGTCGACGCCTACGGCAAAAGCAAGACCCTGTCCGAGCGCGCCGCCTGGGACTTCATTGCCAGTGAGGGCGGCGAAATGGAGCTGGTCACACTGCTGCCCGTTGCGGTCATGGGGCCTGTCATGGGCAACGACATCTCCGGCTCGAACCACATCGTGCAGTCGATGCTGAACGGCGCCATGCCCGCTTTCCCGCATATCTTCATCCCCATCGTCGACGTGCGGGATGTCGCCTCCGCGCACATCCTGGCGATGACGGCGGCGGATGCTGCTGGCCAGCGTTTCCTGATCTCCAACGGCCCGGCGATCGAGCTGAACGACATCGGCGCCACGATCCGCGCCGCAGTGGGCGGCGCAGCGGCCCAGGTGCCCACGCGCACCATTCCGAACCTCGTGGTGCGGGTGGCGGCCCTGTTCTCCGCGCGGTTCCGCTCGACAGTGCCCGACCTGGGCTACGCCAAGAAGACCTCCAACGCGAAGGCCCGCCGCGTGCTCGGCTGGAGCCCACGCGGCGCTCGTGGCGCGATCGCCGCCGCGGCTGAGAGCATGGTGCGCAAGGGCCTCGTCGGCAGGTAG
- a CDS encoding amino acid transporter, with protein MCLTGVDYFSTLGYQPAIAALAAGLLSPIATIVLVALTLLGALPVYRRVAEESFRGSGSIQMLEKLLPWWSGKLFVLVLLGFAATDFMITITLSAADATAHAIENPFAPSWLHGQEVLVTLFLVTLLGIVFLRGFKEAIGIAVVLVAVYLLLNLVVILVSIAHVASNAVLVTDWWAALTVQHGNPLVMVGIALLVFPKLALGLSGFETGVAVMPQVKGGQTDTEENPAGRIRGTKRLLTTAALIMSGFLITSSIVTTLLIPQDAFQPGGPANGRALAYLAHEYLGNVFGSVYDISTICILWFAGASAMAGLLNLVPRYLPRYGMAPQWARAVRPLVLVFVGIAFVITIAFQASVDAQGGAYATGVLVLMTSASVAVTLSARRKKQRRQTLGFAVIAVILVYTTVVNIVERPDGVRIAALFIVGIMVVSLVSRVRRSFELRATSVILDPSALDFVTGDAEDYDVIRIISHEPDEDTEVEYRNKSRDERRFGNIPPGSPIIFLEVLPSDSSDFEEDLLVRGVAKHGYRVLQVTSGNVPNTIAAVLLEIRDQTGLIPEIYFEWTQGNPLANMFKFLVTGLGEIAPVTREVLRESEPNAKRRPHVHVS; from the coding sequence ATGTGCCTGACCGGCGTCGACTACTTCTCGACGCTGGGCTATCAGCCGGCGATCGCCGCCCTTGCGGCAGGCCTGCTCTCGCCCATCGCCACGATCGTGCTGGTCGCCCTGACGCTGTTGGGCGCGTTGCCTGTGTACAGGCGTGTGGCTGAAGAGAGCTTCAGGGGGTCCGGCTCCATCCAGATGCTGGAGAAGCTGTTGCCGTGGTGGTCCGGCAAGCTCTTCGTGCTGGTGCTGCTTGGATTCGCTGCGACAGACTTCATGATCACGATCACCCTCTCCGCAGCGGATGCCACCGCTCACGCCATCGAAAATCCTTTCGCGCCCTCCTGGCTCCACGGCCAGGAGGTGCTGGTCACGCTGTTCCTGGTCACCTTGCTCGGGATCGTGTTTCTCCGTGGGTTCAAGGAAGCCATCGGAATCGCCGTTGTCCTCGTCGCGGTATACCTCCTGCTCAACCTGGTCGTGATCCTGGTCTCGATCGCGCACGTGGCGTCTAACGCTGTGCTTGTCACTGATTGGTGGGCGGCGTTGACCGTGCAACACGGTAACCCGCTGGTGATGGTGGGCATAGCGCTCCTGGTCTTCCCGAAGTTGGCGTTGGGCCTGTCAGGATTCGAGACCGGGGTGGCTGTCATGCCGCAGGTCAAGGGTGGCCAGACGGACACCGAGGAGAATCCCGCGGGCCGGATCCGTGGCACGAAAAGGCTGCTCACCACGGCAGCGTTGATCATGAGTGGGTTCCTGATCACCTCGAGTATCGTCACGACACTGTTGATTCCACAGGACGCCTTCCAGCCTGGCGGCCCCGCCAACGGGCGCGCGCTGGCTTACCTCGCCCACGAATACCTGGGCAATGTGTTCGGGTCAGTGTATGACATCAGCACCATTTGCATCCTGTGGTTCGCGGGCGCATCGGCGATGGCCGGGCTGCTCAACCTCGTGCCGCGATATTTGCCGCGTTACGGCATGGCCCCGCAATGGGCCCGCGCGGTGCGACCCCTGGTGTTGGTTTTCGTGGGGATAGCCTTCGTGATCACGATCGCCTTCCAGGCCAGCGTCGACGCCCAGGGCGGCGCGTACGCGACCGGCGTCCTGGTGCTGATGACGTCCGCATCCGTTGCGGTGACGCTCTCCGCCCGCCGGAAGAAGCAGCGTCGGCAGACTCTCGGCTTCGCGGTTATCGCGGTGATCCTGGTCTACACGACCGTCGTCAACATTGTCGAACGCCCCGATGGCGTGCGCATTGCCGCACTGTTCATCGTGGGCATCATGGTGGTCTCGCTCGTGTCCCGAGTGCGGCGGTCCTTCGAGCTGCGGGCGACTTCGGTGATTCTGGACCCGTCGGCACTCGACTTCGTCACCGGTGATGCCGAAGACTACGACGTCATCCGCATCATCTCCCACGAACCCGACGAAGATACCGAGGTCGAGTATCGCAACAAGAGCCGGGATGAACGCCGGTTCGGCAACATCCCACCGGGTTCACCGATCATCTTCCTCGAAGTGCTCCCATCTGACTCATCTGATTTCGAGGAGGACCTTCTCGTGCGTGGGGTGGCGAAGCACGGCTATCGGGTTCTCCAGGTGACCAGCGGCAACGTTCCGAACACAATCGCCGCTGTGCTGCTGGAGATCCGCGATCAGACGGGCCTGATTCCGGAGATCTATTTCGAATGGACCCAAGGGAACCCGCTCGCGAATATGTTCAAATTCCTCGTCACCGGCCTCGGGGAAATTGCCCCGGTGACCCGTGAGGTGCTTCGCGAATCCGAGCCCAACGCCAAACGACGACCGCACGTGCACGTCAGCTGA
- a CDS encoding response regulator transcription factor: MISVVLADDQSLIRTAVAELVSHEEGFSVAGQAGNGREAVELVRQSRPDIVLMDIRMPVMDGIQATAAICADPDLAATRIIVLTTFEEDEYVLQALRAGASGFVGKGTEAADLMNAIRTVHGGDALLSPRATKALIDRYTAPAEPAALAVPAALALLTEREREILLLVGRGHANGAIADELVISPHTAKTHVNRMMTKLGAHDRAQLVIIAYESGLLVPGARP; the protein is encoded by the coding sequence ATGATCTCCGTAGTCCTCGCCGACGATCAGTCCCTGATCCGCACGGCGGTGGCCGAACTCGTCTCGCACGAGGAGGGCTTCAGCGTGGCCGGGCAGGCCGGGAACGGGCGTGAGGCCGTGGAGCTGGTGCGCCAGAGCCGCCCGGACATCGTGCTGATGGACATCCGGATGCCCGTGATGGACGGCATCCAGGCGACTGCGGCGATCTGCGCCGACCCGGACCTGGCGGCGACCCGCATCATCGTGCTCACCACCTTTGAGGAGGACGAGTACGTGCTGCAGGCCCTGCGGGCGGGGGCGAGCGGGTTCGTCGGTAAGGGCACTGAGGCGGCCGACCTGATGAACGCCATCCGCACCGTGCACGGCGGCGACGCGTTGCTCTCGCCGCGCGCCACGAAGGCGCTGATCGACCGGTACACCGCCCCCGCCGAGCCCGCTGCTCTGGCGGTGCCGGCCGCGCTGGCGCTGCTCACCGAGCGGGAGCGGGAGATCCTGCTGCTCGTGGGCCGCGGGCACGCCAACGGCGCCATCGCCGACGAGCTGGTGATCTCTCCGCACACCGCCAAGACCCATGTGAACCGGATGATGACCAAGCTCGGCGCGCACGACCGCGCCCAGCTCGTGATCATCGCCTACGAGTCGGGCCTGCTGGTGCCCGGCGCGCGCCCCTAG
- a CDS encoding beta-galactosidase, with protein sequence MPTDARPAAAWPTDALSFGGDYSPEQWPRETVLEDLRLMREVGVNLVTLGVFSWIKHEPLDGRFDFGWIDEMLDLLHANGIRVDLATPTAAVPMWLHRLHPEILPQDEFGHPLAPGGRNGFCPSSPVYRAFSLRIVEALAEHVADHPALAMWHVGNELGGGNARCHCPVSNEHFRRWVQHRYGTVDALNEAWGMSFWGNSYSSFEEVTTPSSKTAHNPGQLLDYERFSSEALLDQYLAEKAVLRRHTPAVPVTTNFMVGLGPDVVDYARWAPHVDIVANDHYTYGPDPLRHQELAFSGDRMRGISGGGPWMLMEHAAGAASWHAINQAKKPGELIRHALAHLARGSDSVMYFQWRASKSGTEQFHSAMLPHAGRDSRIFRDITTLGGHLGRLAEVTGSTVAGAQVALLHDNEAGWALKSGLKPTNNPVYADTARAIHSALFEKAVTVDVLPAWHDLAGYKLVVVPGLFLVSAENAQAVADFARAGGTVVVTWFSGIVDERNTVITGGYPGAFRDLLGAWSEEFYPLTPDETVELDNGWSGMRSSELVHAPDAEVIARYSSGDVAGYPAVTRRAFDGGGSAWYLSTDLHPAGLAEFLDRVLDESGVTPAARVSPGVEAVRRTSAAGSYLFLLNHTATEGWAEASGTDLLTGHRCEARVPLPAGGVAVIRED encoded by the coding sequence ATGCCCACCGACGCCCGACCTGCCGCCGCCTGGCCCACCGATGCCCTCTCGTTCGGCGGTGACTACAGCCCGGAGCAGTGGCCGCGCGAGACCGTGCTCGAAGACCTGCGGCTGATGCGGGAGGTGGGGGTGAACCTCGTCACCCTCGGCGTCTTCTCCTGGATCAAGCACGAACCGCTGGACGGCCGGTTCGACTTCGGCTGGATCGACGAGATGCTCGACCTGCTGCATGCCAACGGGATCCGGGTGGACCTCGCCACGCCCACGGCCGCGGTGCCGATGTGGTTGCACCGACTGCACCCCGAGATCCTGCCGCAGGACGAGTTCGGGCATCCGCTCGCCCCCGGCGGACGCAACGGCTTCTGCCCGTCGTCGCCGGTCTACCGCGCCTTCTCGCTGCGGATCGTCGAGGCGCTCGCCGAGCACGTGGCCGACCACCCCGCCCTCGCCATGTGGCACGTGGGCAACGAGCTCGGCGGCGGCAACGCCCGCTGCCACTGCCCGGTGTCGAACGAGCACTTCCGCCGCTGGGTGCAGCACCGCTACGGCACCGTCGACGCGCTCAACGAGGCCTGGGGCATGAGCTTCTGGGGCAACAGCTACTCGTCGTTCGAGGAGGTCACCACGCCGAGCAGCAAGACCGCGCACAACCCCGGGCAGCTGCTGGACTACGAGAGGTTCTCCTCCGAGGCGCTGCTCGACCAGTACCTCGCCGAGAAGGCGGTGCTGCGCCGGCACACCCCCGCCGTGCCGGTGACCACGAACTTCATGGTGGGCCTGGGGCCGGATGTGGTGGACTACGCCCGCTGGGCGCCGCACGTGGACATCGTGGCGAACGACCACTACACCTACGGCCCCGACCCGCTGCGGCACCAGGAGCTCGCCTTCAGCGGCGACCGGATGCGCGGCATCTCCGGTGGCGGCCCGTGGATGCTGATGGAGCACGCCGCCGGCGCCGCCAGCTGGCATGCCATCAACCAGGCCAAGAAGCCGGGCGAGCTGATCCGGCACGCCCTGGCGCACCTGGCTCGAGGCTCCGACAGCGTGATGTACTTCCAGTGGCGAGCGTCGAAGTCCGGTACCGAACAGTTCCACTCCGCGATGCTCCCGCACGCCGGCCGGGACTCCCGGATCTTCCGCGACATCACCACCCTCGGCGGCCACCTCGGCCGGCTGGCCGAGGTGACGGGCAGCACGGTGGCCGGCGCGCAGGTGGCCCTGCTGCACGACAACGAGGCCGGCTGGGCGCTGAAAAGCGGTCTCAAACCCACCAACAACCCGGTCTACGCCGACACGGCCCGCGCCATCCACAGCGCCCTCTTCGAGAAGGCCGTGACGGTCGACGTGCTCCCGGCCTGGCACGACCTCGCCGGCTACAAGCTCGTCGTCGTGCCCGGCCTGTTCCTGGTCTCGGCAGAGAACGCCCAGGCTGTGGCCGACTTCGCCCGGGCCGGCGGCACTGTCGTGGTGACCTGGTTCTCCGGCATCGTCGACGAACGCAACACCGTCATCACCGGCGGCTACCCCGGCGCCTTCCGCGACCTGCTCGGCGCCTGGAGTGAGGAGTTCTACCCGCTCACCCCCGATGAGACGGTCGAACTCGATAACGGCTGGAGCGGCATGCGCTCGAGCGAACTCGTGCACGCCCCCGATGCCGAGGTGATCGCCCGCTACAGCTCCGGCGACGTCGCCGGCTACCCTGCCGTCACCCGCCGGGCCTTCGACGGCGGCGGATCCGCCTGGTACCTCTCCACCGACCTGCACCCGGCCGGTCTGGCCGAATTCCTCGACCGGGTGCTGGATGAGTCCGGCGTCACGCCGGCCGCCCGGGTCTCGCCCGGCGTCGAAGCGGTGCGGCGCACGTCGGCTGCCGGCTCCTACCTGTTCCTGCTCAATCACACGGCAACGGAGGGCTGGGCCGAGGCCAGCGGCACCGACCTGCTCACCGGCCACCGGTGCGAGGCGCGGGTGCCGCTGCCGGCCGGCGGTGTCGCCGTGATCCGGGAGGACTAG